The genomic window AACAACAATTCCAGTTATTGGGGTACCGGTAAAATCTCAGGCGCTAAACGGTTTAGATTCTTTACTCTCCATTGTTCAAATGCCAGGCGGGGTACCAGTAGCGACAGTGGCGATTGGAAAAGCAGGTGCGATAAACGCAGCGTTGCTTGCTGTTTCGATTCTTGGAACGTATGAGCCAACGTATATGGAAGCATTGCGCAAGCGACGTGAGACGATTCGAAAACAAGTGATGGAAAGTAGTGATCAGCTTGAGTAAAACGATTGTTCCAGGGCAAACGATCGGGATTATTGGCGGAGGGCAACTTGGAAGAATGATGGCAATTGCGGCAAAAGAGATGGGATTTTTTGTGGCAGTACTCGATCCGACCCCACAATCTCCGTGTGCTCAAGTAGCCGACATTGAAATTGTCGCTTCGTATAGCGATGAAGAAGCGTTACATCAGTTAGCTGAAGTTAGTGATGTCGTTACGTATGAGTTTGAAAATATTGATGCCGATGCATTAAAGCGATTGGCAAAGAAGGGATATGTGCCGCAAGGAAGTGAGCTGCTTGCTGTTACACAACATCGTTGGAAAGAAAAACGGGCCGTTCAGTCTGTAGGCTTACCTGTTGCACCTTATCGACTTGTCATTACAAAAGAAGAATTAGAAGAAGCGATTCGAGAGATTGGGATTCCATCTGTGTTGAAAACGTGCCGAGGTGGGTATGATGGAAAAGGGCAAGTTGTCATTCGTTGTTTAGATGATATATACGCAGCAAGTTCGCTTTTAACTTATGGTGAGTGTGTATTGGAGGCGTGGGTGCCGTTTGTAAAAGAGTTATCCATTATCGTTGTCCGAAATGTTTCTGGTGAGGTGGCGCTATTTCCTGTTGTTGAAAACATTCATCGCGAAAACATTTTGCATGAAACAATTGCTCCTGCCCCAATCAGTCAGCCCATGATCGAACAAGCAGAAACATATGCGAAACAGTTAGCAGAAGCGTTCCAACTCGTTGGCACGTTAGCAATTGAAATGTTTTTGACAAAAGACGGACAATTATATGTTAACGAACTTGCCCCTAGACCGCACAACTCAGGTCATTATACAATAAACGGTTGTATCACATCGCAATTTCAACAACATATTCGTGCCGTATGCAATTGGCCGCTTGGCAGTACGAAATTGTTAAAACCTACAATTATGGTCAATATTTTAGGAGAACATGTTGACGATGTTATTCGAAACATCGATCAATTTCGTGATGCTCATGTTCATTTTTATGGAAAAAAAGAAGCGAAGCCGAAGCGAAAAATGGGGCATATCACGTGGTTAGTTGATGATGTGGATGAGATGCAACGAAAAATAGATAAATTTGCGATTTGGAAAGATCGGAGGATGAATGTATGATTGAACGTTACACAAGACCGGAAATGGGAGCGATTTGGACGGAAGAAAACCGTTTTCGTGCTTGGTTAGAAGTCGAAATTTTAGCGTGTGAAGCATGGGCCGAATTAGGTGTTATTCCGAAAGAAGATGTGGAAAAAATTCGTCAACATGCATCATTCAACATTGAACGTATTAAAGAAATTGAAGAAGAAACGCGCCATGATGTCGTTGCCTTTACACGTGCTGTATCAGAAACGTTAGGGGAAGAGCGAAAATGGGTACATTACGGCCTTACATCTACGGATGTCGTTGATACGGCATTATCGTATTTATTAAAACAAGCAAATGAAATTTTATTACGCGATTTAGAAAATTTTATTGCGGTGTTAAAAGAGAAGGCGATCGAACATAAATATACGGTTATGATGGGACGGACACATGGTGTACATGCTGAACCGACGACGTTCGGGTTGAAATTGGCGCTTTGGTATGCAGAAATGGAGCGAAATTTGGAACGTTTTAAGCAAGCGGCGGAAACTGTGCGTGTTGGAAAAATTTCTGGTGCCGTTGGCACGTATGCAAACATTGATCCGTTTGTTGAACAATACGTATGTGAAAAACTTGGCTTACAGCCTGCACCGATTTCAACGCAAACTTTGCAGCGTGATCGCCATGCGCACTATATGGCGACGCTCGCTTTAATTGCGACATCTATTGAAAAATTTGCAGTTGAAATTCGTGGATTACAAAAAAGTGAAACGCGTGAAGTGGAAGAGTTTTTTGCAAAGGGACAAAAAGGTTCATCAGCTATGCCGCATAAGCGCAATCCGATCGGTTCAGAAAACATGACAGGCATGGCGCGCGTCATTCGCGGCTATATGTTAACAGCTTATGAAAATGTACCGCTTTGGCATGAACGTGACATTTCACACTCGTCTGCGGAGCGTATTATTTTACCGGATGCAACGATCGCGCTAGACTACATGCTTCATCGTTTTACAAACATTGTGAAAAACTTGACGGTATTCCCTGAAAACATGAAGAAAAATATGGATCGTACCCTTGGACTTATTTATTCGCAACGCGTATTATTGGCGCTTATTGATACAGGGATGACGCGCGAGGAAGCATATGACCTTGTACAGCCGAAAGCGATGGAAGCGTGGGAAAAACAAGTGCCGTTCCGCTCGTTAATTGAAGCAGACGAAGT from Anoxybacillus gonensis includes these protein-coding regions:
- the purE gene encoding 5-(carboxyamino)imidazole ribonucleotide mutase: MQPLVAVIMGSQSDWETMRYACDILEELRVPFEKKVVSAHRTPDYMFAYAESAEERGIKVIIAGAGGAAHLPGMVAAKTTIPVIGVPVKSQALNGLDSLLSIVQMPGGVPVATVAIGKAGAINAALLAVSILGTYEPTYMEALRKRRETIRKQVMESSDQLE
- the purK gene encoding 5-(carboxyamino)imidazole ribonucleotide synthase; this translates as MISLSKTIVPGQTIGIIGGGQLGRMMAIAAKEMGFFVAVLDPTPQSPCAQVADIEIVASYSDEEALHQLAEVSDVVTYEFENIDADALKRLAKKGYVPQGSELLAVTQHRWKEKRAVQSVGLPVAPYRLVITKEELEEAIREIGIPSVLKTCRGGYDGKGQVVIRCLDDIYAASSLLTYGECVLEAWVPFVKELSIIVVRNVSGEVALFPVVENIHRENILHETIAPAPISQPMIEQAETYAKQLAEAFQLVGTLAIEMFLTKDGQLYVNELAPRPHNSGHYTINGCITSQFQQHIRAVCNWPLGSTKLLKPTIMVNILGEHVDDVIRNIDQFRDAHVHFYGKKEAKPKRKMGHITWLVDDVDEMQRKIDKFAIWKDRRMNV
- the purB gene encoding adenylosuccinate lyase, translated to MIERYTRPEMGAIWTEENRFRAWLEVEILACEAWAELGVIPKEDVEKIRQHASFNIERIKEIEEETRHDVVAFTRAVSETLGEERKWVHYGLTSTDVVDTALSYLLKQANEILLRDLENFIAVLKEKAIEHKYTVMMGRTHGVHAEPTTFGLKLALWYAEMERNLERFKQAAETVRVGKISGAVGTYANIDPFVEQYVCEKLGLQPAPISTQTLQRDRHAHYMATLALIATSIEKFAVEIRGLQKSETREVEEFFAKGQKGSSAMPHKRNPIGSENMTGMARVIRGYMLTAYENVPLWHERDISHSSAERIILPDATIALDYMLHRFTNIVKNLTVFPENMKKNMDRTLGLIYSQRVLLALIDTGMTREEAYDLVQPKAMEAWEKQVPFRSLIEADEVITSRLTKEQIADCFDYNYHLKHVDTIFSRLGLQ